The Pan paniscus chromosome 1, NHGRI_mPanPan1-v2.0_pri, whole genome shotgun sequence genome has a segment encoding these proteins:
- the TMEM79 gene encoding transmembrane protein 79 isoform X1, with amino-acid sequence MTEQETLALLEVKRSDSPEKSSPQALVPNGRQPEGEGGAESPGAESLRVGSSAGSPTAIEGAEDGLDSTVSEAATLPWGTGPQPSAPFPDPPGWRDIEPEPPESEPLTKLEELPEDDANLLPEKAARAFVPIDLQCIERQPQEDLIVCCEAGEGECRTFMPPRVIHPDPTERKWAEAVVRPPGCSCGGCGSCGDREWLRAVASVGAALILFPCLLYGAYAFLPFDVPRLPTMSSRLIYTLRCGVFATFPIVLGILVYGLSLLCFSALRPFGEPRREVEIHRRYVAQSVQLFILYFFNLAVLSTYLPQDTLKLLPLLTGLFAISRLIYWLTFAVGRSFRGFGYGLTFLPLLSMLMWNLYYMFVVEPERMLTATESRLDYPDHARSASDYRPRPWG; translated from the exons ATGACAGAACAGGAGACCCTGGCCCTACTGGAAGTGAAGAGGTCTGATTCCCCAGAGAAGAGCTCACCCCAGGCCTTGGTTCCCAATGGCCGGCAGCCAGAAGGGGAAGGTGGGGCCGAATCCCCGGGAGCTGAGTCCCTCAGAGTGGGGTCTTCAGCTGGATCTCCCACAGCCATAGAGGGGGCTGAGGATGGTCTAGACAGCACAGTAAGTGAGGCTGCCACCTTGCCCTGGGGGACTGGCCCTCAGCCCAGTGCTCCGTTCCCGGATCCCCCTGGCTGGCGGGACATTGAACCAGAGCCCCCTGAGTCAGAACCACTTACCAAGCTAGAGGAACTGCCCGAAGACGATGCCAACCTGCTGCCTGAGAAAGCGGCCCGTGCCTTCGTGCCTATTGACCTACAGTGCATTGAGCGGCAGCCCCAAGAAGACCTTATCGTGTGCTGTGAGGCAGGCGAGGGCGAGTGCCGAACCTTCATGCCCCCCCGGGTCATCCACCCTGACCCCACTGAGCGCAAGTGGGCTGAGGCAGTGGTGAGGCCGCCTGGCTGTTCCTGTGGGGGCTGCGGGAGCTGTGGAGACCGTGAGTGGCTAAGGGCTGTGGCCTCCGTGGGAGCCGCACTCATTCTCTTCCCTTGCCTACTATACGGGGCATATGCCTTCCTGCCGTTTGATGTCCCACGGCTGCCCACCATGAGTTCCCGCCTGATCTACACACTGCGCTGCGGGGTCTTTGCCACCTTCCCCATTGTGCTGG GGATCCTGGTGTACGGGCTGAGCCTGTTATGCTTTTCTGCCCTTCGGCCCTTTGGGGAGCCACGGCGGGAGGTGGAGATCCACCGGCGATATGTGGCCCAGTCGGTCCAGCTCTTTATTCTCTACTTCTTCAACCTGGCCGTGCTTTCCACTTACCTGCCCCAGGATACCCTCAAACTGCTCCCTCTGCTCACTGGTCTCTTTGCCATCTCCCG GCTGATCTACTGGCTGACCTTTGCCGTGGGCCGCTCCTTCCGAGGCTTCGGCTACGGCCTGACGTTTCTGCCGCTGCTGTCGATGCTGATGTGGAACCTCTACTACATGTTCGTAGTGGAGCCGGAGCGCATGCTCACTGCCACCGAGAGCCGCCTGGACTACCCGGACCACGCCCGCTCGGCCTCCGACTACAGGCCCCGCCCCTGGGGCTGA
- the GLMP gene encoding glycosylated lysosomal membrane protein isoform X3, which yields MCGSVECSWGWGHCAPSPLLLWTLLLFAAPFGLLGEKTRQVSLEVIPNWLGPLQNLLHIRAVGTNSTLHYVWSSLGPLAVVMVATNTPHSTLSVNWSLLLSPEPDGGLMVLPKDSIQFSSALVFTRLLEFDSTNVSDTVAKPLGRPYPPYSLADFSWNNITDSLDPATLSATFQGHPMNDPTRTFANGSLAFRVQAFSRSSRPAQPPRLLHTADTCQLEVALVGASPRGNRSLFGLEVATLGQGPDCPSMQEQHSIDDEYAPAVFQVDAPGCGLPSSGRLVPTSPGHHGSGPGCPRAHAARGRLGSAAAPQEVLRVPVHKLRPALWREGHY from the exons ATGTGCGGCTCTGTGGAGTGCAGCTGGGGTTGGGGGCACTGTGCCCCCAGCCCCCTGCTCCTTTGGACTCTACTTCTGTTTGCAGCCCCATTTGGCCTGCTGGGGGAGAAGACCCGCCAG GTGTCTCTGGAGGTCATCCCTAACTGGCTGGGACCCCTGCAGAACCTGCTTCATATACGGGCAGTGGGCACCAATTCCACACTGCACTATGTGTGGAGCAGCCTGGGGCCTCTGGCAGTGGTAATGGTGGCCACCAACACCCCCCACAGCACCCTGAGCGTCAACTGGAGCCTCCTGCTATCCCCTGAGCCCGATGGGGGCCTGATGGTGCTCCCTAAGGACAGCATTCAGTTTTCTTCTGCCCTTGTTTTTACCAGG CTGCTTGAGTTTGACAGCACCAATGTGTCCGATACGGTAGCAAAGCCTCTGGGAAGACCATATCCTCCATACTCCTTGGCTGATTTCTCTTGGAACAACATCACTGATTCATTGGATCCTGCCACCCTGAGTGCCACATTTCAAGGCCACCCCATGAACGACCCTACCAGGACTTTTGCCAATGGCAGCCTGGCCTTCAGG GTCCAGGCCTTTTCCAGGTCCAGCCGACCAGCCCAACCCCCTCGCCTCCTGCACACAGCAGACACCTGTCAGCTAGAGGTGGCCCTGGTTGGAGCCTCTCCCCGGGGAAACCGTTCCCTGTTTGGGCTGGAGGTAGCCACATTGGGCCAGGGCCCTGACTGCCCCTCAATGCAGGAGCAGCACTCCATCGACGATGAATATGCACCGGCCGTCTTCCAG GTCGATGCTCCTGGGTGTGGGCTTCCCTCCAGTGGACGGCTTGTCCCCACTAGTCCTGGGCATCATGGCAGTGGCCCTGGGTGCCCCAGGGCTCATGCTGCTAGGGGGCGGCTTGGTTCTGCTGCTGCACCACAAGAAGTACTCAGAGTACCAGTCCATAAATTAAGGCCCGCTCTCTGGAGGGAAGGACATTACTGA
- the TMEM79 gene encoding transmembrane protein 79 isoform X2 gives MTEQETLALLEVKRSDSPEKSSPQALVPNGRQPEGEGGAESPGAESLRVGSSAGSPTAIEGAEDGLDSTVSEAATLPWGTGPQPSAPFPDPPGWRDIEPEPPESEPLTKLEELPEDDANLLPEKAARAFVPIDLQCIERQPQEDLIVCCEAGEGECRTFMPPRVIHPDPTERKWAEAVVRPPGCSCGGCGSCGDRILVYGLSLLCFSALRPFGEPRREVEIHRRYVAQSVQLFILYFFNLAVLSTYLPQDTLKLLPLLTGLFAISRLIYWLTFAVGRSFRGFGYGLTFLPLLSMLMWNLYYMFVVEPERMLTATESRLDYPDHARSASDYRPRPWG, from the exons ATGACAGAACAGGAGACCCTGGCCCTACTGGAAGTGAAGAGGTCTGATTCCCCAGAGAAGAGCTCACCCCAGGCCTTGGTTCCCAATGGCCGGCAGCCAGAAGGGGAAGGTGGGGCCGAATCCCCGGGAGCTGAGTCCCTCAGAGTGGGGTCTTCAGCTGGATCTCCCACAGCCATAGAGGGGGCTGAGGATGGTCTAGACAGCACAGTAAGTGAGGCTGCCACCTTGCCCTGGGGGACTGGCCCTCAGCCCAGTGCTCCGTTCCCGGATCCCCCTGGCTGGCGGGACATTGAACCAGAGCCCCCTGAGTCAGAACCACTTACCAAGCTAGAGGAACTGCCCGAAGACGATGCCAACCTGCTGCCTGAGAAAGCGGCCCGTGCCTTCGTGCCTATTGACCTACAGTGCATTGAGCGGCAGCCCCAAGAAGACCTTATCGTGTGCTGTGAGGCAGGCGAGGGCGAGTGCCGAACCTTCATGCCCCCCCGGGTCATCCACCCTGACCCCACTGAGCGCAAGTGGGCTGAGGCAGTGGTGAGGCCGCCTGGCTGTTCCTGTGGGGGCTGCGGGAGCTGTGGAGACC GGATCCTGGTGTACGGGCTGAGCCTGTTATGCTTTTCTGCCCTTCGGCCCTTTGGGGAGCCACGGCGGGAGGTGGAGATCCACCGGCGATATGTGGCCCAGTCGGTCCAGCTCTTTATTCTCTACTTCTTCAACCTGGCCGTGCTTTCCACTTACCTGCCCCAGGATACCCTCAAACTGCTCCCTCTGCTCACTGGTCTCTTTGCCATCTCCCG GCTGATCTACTGGCTGACCTTTGCCGTGGGCCGCTCCTTCCGAGGCTTCGGCTACGGCCTGACGTTTCTGCCGCTGCTGTCGATGCTGATGTGGAACCTCTACTACATGTTCGTAGTGGAGCCGGAGCGCATGCTCACTGCCACCGAGAGCCGCCTGGACTACCCGGACCACGCCCGCTCGGCCTCCGACTACAGGCCCCGCCCCTGGGGCTGA
- the GLMP gene encoding glycosylated lysosomal membrane protein isoform X2, with amino-acid sequence MCGSVECSWGWGHCAPSPLLLWTLLLFAAPFGLLGEKTRQLLEFDSTNVSDTVAKPLGRPYPPYSLADFSWNNITDSLDPATLSATFQGHPMNDPTRTFANGSLAFRVQAFSRSSRPAQPPRLLHTADTCQLEVALVGASPRGNRSLFGLEVATLGQGPDCPSMQEQHSIDDEYAPAVFQLDQLLWGSLPSGFAQWRPVAYSQKPGGRESALPCQASPLHPALAYSLPQSPIVRAFFGSQNNFCAFNLTFGASTGPGYWDQHYLSWSMLLGVGFPPVDGLSPLVLGIMAVALGAPGLMLLGGGLVLLLHHKKYSEYQSIN; translated from the exons ATGTGCGGCTCTGTGGAGTGCAGCTGGGGTTGGGGGCACTGTGCCCCCAGCCCCCTGCTCCTTTGGACTCTACTTCTGTTTGCAGCCCCATTTGGCCTGCTGGGGGAGAAGACCCGCCAG CTGCTTGAGTTTGACAGCACCAATGTGTCCGATACGGTAGCAAAGCCTCTGGGAAGACCATATCCTCCATACTCCTTGGCTGATTTCTCTTGGAACAACATCACTGATTCATTGGATCCTGCCACCCTGAGTGCCACATTTCAAGGCCACCCCATGAACGACCCTACCAGGACTTTTGCCAATGGCAGCCTGGCCTTCAGG GTCCAGGCCTTTTCCAGGTCCAGCCGACCAGCCCAACCCCCTCGCCTCCTGCACACAGCAGACACCTGTCAGCTAGAGGTGGCCCTGGTTGGAGCCTCTCCCCGGGGAAACCGTTCCCTGTTTGGGCTGGAGGTAGCCACATTGGGCCAGGGCCCTGACTGCCCCTCAATGCAGGAGCAGCACTCCATCGACGATGAATATGCACCGGCCGTCTTCCAG TTGGACCAGCTGCTGTGGGGCTCCCTCCCATCAGGCTTCGCACAGTGGCGACCAGTGGCTTACTCCCAGAAGCCGGGGGGCCGAGAATCAGCCCTGCCCTGCCAAGCTTCCCCTCTTCATCCTGCCTTAGCATACTCTCTTCCCCAGTCACCCATTGTCCGAGCCTTCTTTGGGTCCCAGAATAACTTCTGTGCCTTCAATCTGACGTTCGGGGCTTCCACAGGCCCTGGCTATTGGGACCAACACTACCTCAGCTG GTCGATGCTCCTGGGTGTGGGCTTCCCTCCAGTGGACGGCTTGTCCCCACTAGTCCTGGGCATCATGGCAGTGGCCCTGGGTGCCCCAGGGCTCATGCTGCTAGGGGGCGGCTTGGTTCTGCTGCTGCACCACAAGAAGTACTCAGAGTACCAGTCCATAAATTAA
- the GLMP gene encoding glycosylated lysosomal membrane protein isoform X1 codes for MCGSVECSWGWGHCAPSPLLLWTLLLFAAPFGLLGEKTRQVSLEVIPNWLGPLQNLLHIRAVGTNSTLHYVWSSLGPLAVVMVATNTPHSTLSVNWSLLLSPEPDGGLMVLPKDSIQFSSALVFTRLLEFDSTNVSDTVAKPLGRPYPPYSLADFSWNNITDSLDPATLSATFQGHPMNDPTRTFANGSLAFRVQAFSRSSRPAQPPRLLHTADTCQLEVALVGASPRGNRSLFGLEVATLGQGPDCPSMQEQHSIDDEYAPAVFQLDQLLWGSLPSGFAQWRPVAYSQKPGGRESALPCQASPLHPALAYSLPQSPIVRAFFGSQNNFCAFNLTFGASTGPGYWDQHYLSWSMLLGVGFPPVDGLSPLVLGIMAVALGAPGLMLLGGGLVLLLHHKKYSEYQSIN; via the exons ATGTGCGGCTCTGTGGAGTGCAGCTGGGGTTGGGGGCACTGTGCCCCCAGCCCCCTGCTCCTTTGGACTCTACTTCTGTTTGCAGCCCCATTTGGCCTGCTGGGGGAGAAGACCCGCCAG GTGTCTCTGGAGGTCATCCCTAACTGGCTGGGACCCCTGCAGAACCTGCTTCATATACGGGCAGTGGGCACCAATTCCACACTGCACTATGTGTGGAGCAGCCTGGGGCCTCTGGCAGTGGTAATGGTGGCCACCAACACCCCCCACAGCACCCTGAGCGTCAACTGGAGCCTCCTGCTATCCCCTGAGCCCGATGGGGGCCTGATGGTGCTCCCTAAGGACAGCATTCAGTTTTCTTCTGCCCTTGTTTTTACCAGG CTGCTTGAGTTTGACAGCACCAATGTGTCCGATACGGTAGCAAAGCCTCTGGGAAGACCATATCCTCCATACTCCTTGGCTGATTTCTCTTGGAACAACATCACTGATTCATTGGATCCTGCCACCCTGAGTGCCACATTTCAAGGCCACCCCATGAACGACCCTACCAGGACTTTTGCCAATGGCAGCCTGGCCTTCAGG GTCCAGGCCTTTTCCAGGTCCAGCCGACCAGCCCAACCCCCTCGCCTCCTGCACACAGCAGACACCTGTCAGCTAGAGGTGGCCCTGGTTGGAGCCTCTCCCCGGGGAAACCGTTCCCTGTTTGGGCTGGAGGTAGCCACATTGGGCCAGGGCCCTGACTGCCCCTCAATGCAGGAGCAGCACTCCATCGACGATGAATATGCACCGGCCGTCTTCCAG TTGGACCAGCTGCTGTGGGGCTCCCTCCCATCAGGCTTCGCACAGTGGCGACCAGTGGCTTACTCCCAGAAGCCGGGGGGCCGAGAATCAGCCCTGCCCTGCCAAGCTTCCCCTCTTCATCCTGCCTTAGCATACTCTCTTCCCCAGTCACCCATTGTCCGAGCCTTCTTTGGGTCCCAGAATAACTTCTGTGCCTTCAATCTGACGTTCGGGGCTTCCACAGGCCCTGGCTATTGGGACCAACACTACCTCAGCTG GTCGATGCTCCTGGGTGTGGGCTTCCCTCCAGTGGACGGCTTGTCCCCACTAGTCCTGGGCATCATGGCAGTGGCCCTGGGTGCCCCAGGGCTCATGCTGCTAGGGGGCGGCTTGGTTCTGCTGCTGCACCACAAGAAGTACTCAGAGTACCAGTCCATAAATTAA